A single Dasypus novemcinctus isolate mDasNov1 chromosome 4, mDasNov1.1.hap2, whole genome shotgun sequence DNA region contains:
- the HHLA2 gene encoding HERV-H LTR-associating protein 2 produces MKTQTVLPFFLILTPFVSGDESVPFSIFSSRFHKSEQTVIGRLSEDVILPCSFESGPKVVIHWKIQDSQNVHIYYKDSDHLEKQDPRYVNRTSLFHSEIHNGNASLLLKHLKLQDEGIYICYVGTDSGTISNKVVLMVGAFLTPAMKYEKVDKYSFLTCHVLNVYPRSIITWQVDNTPVSKSTMDEIGYLPPFYNKSMLNITGSNSSYECVIENSLLKQIWTGRWTMGDHLQKRQSQEVSLSCHHGSNFYLPNQDFIVTWSRVENGTSSVLASFLSISRNTIINEPRFSWSKELINQSDFSSTLSDLNLSDNGEYICNISSGNYTFLTVQTLNVEPMQKTYWEIICVILLLLVVFYGAHKWRKGSNSSRGRRSGFSTDERDERERNAASALENMPLQNMDQNRE; encoded by the exons ATGAAGACACAGACAGTGCTGCCTTTCTTCCTCATTCTCACACCCTTTGTGAGTGGAGATGAAA GTgtacccttttccattttctcaagTCGTTTTCATAAGAGTGAGCAAACGGTCATTGGAAGACTTTCTGAAGATGTAATTCTCCCCTGCTCTTTTGAGAGTGGGCCCAAAGTAGTAATTCACTGGAAGATTCAAGATAGCCAAAATGTTCACATTTACTACAAAGACAGTGACCATTTGGAAAAACAAGATCCCAGATATGTGAACAGGACATCTCTCTTCCATAGTGAAATTCACAATGGGAATGCCTCTCTGTTGCTCAAACATTTAAAGCTTCAGGATGAAGGAATTTACATCTGCTATGTGGGAACAGATTCTGGAACAATCTCAAACAAGGTGGTACTAATGGTGGGAG CTTTCCTCACACCAGCGATGAAGTACGAAAAGGTGGACAAATACAGCTTCTTAACATGCCATGTGTTAAATGTTTATCCTCGTTCAATTATCACATGGCAAGTGGATAATACACCTGTGTCCAAAAGCACTATGGATGAAATAGGGTATTTGCCTCCATTTTATAACAAAAGTATGCTGAATATTACAGGATCAAACTCATCATATGAGTGTGTTATTGAAAATTCATTGCTGAAGCAAATATGGACAGGGCGATGGACAATGGGAG ATCACCTTCAAAAAAGGCAAAGTCAAGAGGTTTCATTGTCATGTCACCATGGAAGCAATTTTTATCTGCCAAATCAAGACTTCATAGTCACTTGGTCCAGAGTagaaaatgggacttcctcagtaCTGGCTTCCTTTCTGAGCATTTCAAGAAACACAATTATCAATGAGCCACGATTCTCATGGAGCAAAGAGCTGATAAACCAGAGTGATTTCTCTTCAACTTTGTCGGATCTTAATCTTTCAGACAATGGggaatatatatgcaatatttctTCAGGCAACTATACTTTCCTCACTGTGCAAACACTGAATGTAG aaCCAATGCAAAAAACATATTGGGAAATCATTTGTGTGATTTTGCTGCTACTGGTGGTATTTTACGGAGCCCATAAATGGAGAAAAGGCAGCAATTCCAGCAGAG GAAGGAGGAGTGGTTTCTCTACTGATGAACGTGATGAACGTGAAAGAAATGCTGCTAGTGCGTTAGAAAACATG CCTCTTCAGAATATGGACCAGAACAGAGAATGA